The DNA sequence CGGCGGCCAGTGTATTAGGCAGGTACTTTTCCAGCAACATTCTCCCATTATAATTGGGAATTATGATAGATACACTTTTCTTATTGTTCATAACAATAGTTAAGATGAGGATCGTGTCTCTTGCACTTAACGAGCCAAGCGGGAATAATGCTACAAAATTCCAGCCTAAAAGATTTTATTTTTGACAACCTTGTAATTCCTGTATTCAAACGGCCGGTAACCGGTAAGGTTTTCAATGGCTTGCAGTAGTTTCCGGCGGAAAGAAGTTTTCCTCCGGAGTGAAGTTGGATCAAACGAAAATTTCCAGTTCGTTCTTTCCACCCTGGGTTCCATTACCCTGGGGTGCGTCCCCGTAAAATGTACCAGCCTGTCGGCGTTTCCATAATCGAAAACGCTGCTTTCCGGGAAGGTTTGCTCTATCCAGCTATCATCGTGATAAAAAGTATTGAAGTTCCGCACTTTGCCGGTAAGGCCTTCGGGAGGTTTTACCCAGCCGTAATGATAAATAGCGGCGTCAACAGGCTTTACCCTGATCTTCCTGTCATTGATCCGGAAGCCCTGGGCGTCGCGGTAGGAATGCACCCCCGGCAGGTAGCGCAGCACCCTGATCTCCCTGCGGTACCACCTTCTGGAGTGGGCGAAATAATCATACGAACCATAAAAATGCTTATAACGGAATAACAGCCCCTCCACCCGGGGATCATCAAGGTTCTGCTCCATTTCCCGGCGAATGGTATCATGGTATTTTTCATGCACGCATTCGTCGCCCTGTATATAAAAGGCCC is a window from the Anseongella ginsenosidimutans genome containing:
- a CDS encoding glycosyltransferase family 2 protein; translation: MKVTGFSFIRNAVKNDYPIVEAITSILPVCDEFVIAHGDSDDNTLDLLKGIDSPKLRILQTEWDEGLREGGRAFAAETDKAWAAISADTDWAFYIQGDECVHEKYHDTIRREMEQNLDDPRVEGLLFRYKHFYGSYDYFAHSRRWYRREIRVLRYLPGVHSYRDAQGFRINDRKIRVKPVDAAIYHYGWVKPPEGLTGKVRNFNTFYHDDSWIEQTFPESSVFDYGNADRLVHFTGTHPRVMEPRVERTNWKFSFDPTSLRRKTSFRRKLLQAIENLTGYRPFEYRNYKVVKNKIF